A single window of Halobacterium jilantaiense DNA harbors:
- a CDS encoding HAD family hydrolase → MTYDAVVFDNDGVLTHPTPRDVLRAATVEAFERVGVPDPDPEHVDAVHLHVTPEDLQSAAEAYDLDPAALWRARDETFSETQVADMEAGRKPLYEDYEAVRAVDVPRGIVSTNQHATIEAILDHHGIRGDFRSYYGREMEPASLHKKKPESHYLDRALADLGVAPGDALFVGDSESDVLAAENAGTDSAFLWRDHREGYDLNATPDYELDSLHDLVDIAQP, encoded by the coding sequence GTGACCTACGACGCGGTCGTCTTCGACAACGACGGCGTGTTGACACACCCGACACCGCGCGACGTGCTCCGGGCCGCCACCGTCGAGGCGTTCGAGCGCGTCGGCGTCCCGGACCCGGACCCCGAGCACGTCGACGCCGTCCACCTCCACGTGACGCCCGAGGACCTGCAGTCCGCGGCTGAGGCCTACGACCTCGACCCCGCCGCGCTCTGGCGCGCCCGCGACGAGACGTTCTCGGAGACGCAGGTCGCGGACATGGAGGCCGGCCGGAAGCCCCTCTACGAGGACTACGAGGCGGTCCGGGCGGTCGACGTGCCCCGGGGTATCGTCTCCACGAACCAGCACGCGACCATCGAGGCCATCCTCGACCACCACGGCATCCGCGGGGACTTCCGCTCGTACTACGGCCGCGAGATGGAGCCGGCGAGTCTCCACAAGAAGAAGCCCGAGAGCCACTACCTCGACCGCGCGCTCGCGGACCTCGGGGTCGCCCCCGGGGACGCGCTGTTCGTCGGGGACTCCGAGAGCGACGTGCTCGCCGCCGAGAACGCCGGCACGGACTCGGCGTTCCTCTGGCGCGACCACCGCGAGGGCTACGACCTGAACGCGACCCCGGACTACGAACTCGACTCGCTGCACGACCTCGTGGACATCGCCCAGCCCTGA
- a CDS encoding redox-regulated ATPase YchF, with the protein MSYRVGLVGKPSVGKSTFFNAATNNDVPEGAYPFTTIDPAVGEAYVRVECAAPEFGEECTPSTGFCEDGTRFVPTKLVDVAGLIPGAHEGAGLGNQFLTDLNEADVLVHVVDFSGTTDLEGEPTEGHDPREDIDFLEAELDQWYLDVLEKGIERYESQHMVEADLEAELAEQMSAFRTSPEEVKQVVLALGLELDADTWDEADRLELAREMRKRTKPMVVAANKMDTPAAQENWAEITSDEDYEHLEFVPVSAHAEQALKQADQGDVVDYRPGDAEFDIVGDPSDDQRQGLESIREFVGEFGGTGVQSAIETALFDALGVKPVFPGSANGLGTHDGRVLPDVFLLEPDATAEDFAYAVHSDVGEGFLHALDCRENRQIAADQTLDPRDVVEIVSTN; encoded by the coding sequence ATGAGCTATCGCGTCGGTCTGGTGGGCAAGCCCTCGGTGGGCAAGTCCACGTTCTTCAACGCTGCGACCAACAACGACGTGCCCGAGGGCGCGTACCCGTTCACGACAATCGACCCGGCGGTCGGCGAGGCGTACGTCCGCGTGGAGTGTGCCGCCCCCGAGTTCGGCGAGGAGTGCACGCCGTCGACCGGCTTCTGCGAGGACGGCACGCGGTTCGTCCCGACGAAACTGGTGGACGTCGCGGGTCTCATTCCGGGCGCTCACGAGGGCGCGGGCCTCGGCAACCAGTTCCTCACGGACCTGAACGAGGCGGACGTGCTCGTCCACGTCGTCGACTTCTCGGGGACGACGGACCTCGAAGGCGAGCCGACGGAGGGCCACGACCCCCGCGAGGACATCGACTTCCTCGAAGCGGAACTCGACCAGTGGTACCTCGACGTGCTGGAGAAGGGCATCGAGCGCTACGAGAGCCAGCACATGGTCGAAGCGGATCTGGAGGCGGAACTCGCCGAGCAGATGAGCGCGTTCCGCACTAGCCCCGAGGAGGTCAAGCAAGTGGTGCTCGCGCTCGGCCTCGAACTCGACGCCGACACCTGGGACGAGGCCGACAGGCTGGAGCTCGCCCGGGAGATGCGCAAGCGCACGAAGCCGATGGTGGTCGCCGCGAACAAGATGGACACCCCGGCGGCCCAGGAAAACTGGGCCGAAATCACGAGCGACGAGGACTACGAACACCTGGAGTTCGTGCCCGTGAGCGCGCACGCCGAGCAGGCGCTGAAGCAGGCCGACCAGGGCGACGTGGTGGACTACCGGCCGGGCGACGCCGAGTTCGACATCGTCGGCGACCCGAGCGACGACCAGCGCCAGGGCCTCGAATCCATCCGCGAGTTCGTCGGCGAGTTCGGCGGGACGGGCGTCCAGTCCGCCATCGAGACGGCGCTGTTCGACGCGCTCGGCGTCAAGCCCGTCTTCCCGGGCTCCGCGAACGGCCTCGGCACGCACGACGGCCGCGTGCTCCCGGACGTCTTCCTCCTCGAACCGGACGCGACCGCCGAGGACTTCGCGTACGCCGTCCACTCCGACGTCGGCGAGGGGTTCCTGCACGCGCTGGACTGCCGGGAGAACCGCCAGATAGCGGCCGACCAGACCCTCGACCCGCGGGACGTCGTCGAAATCGTCTCCACGAACTAG
- a CDS encoding NUDIX domain-containing protein, producing the protein MDDYALVVNVDAAVVRGDDYLVVRRSAAEDHAAGTLAFPGGKVEPDASGDAIWETARREVREEVGVEVSAVEYVTSSTFTADEGTECLNVVVRCEYESGEPEVREPEEVADAFWLGYDDLVGHEDVPEYVEVYADAVEESR; encoded by the coding sequence ATGGACGACTACGCGCTGGTCGTGAACGTCGACGCCGCCGTCGTTCGCGGCGACGACTACCTTGTCGTCAGGCGGAGCGCCGCAGAGGACCACGCAGCGGGAACCCTGGCGTTCCCCGGCGGGAAGGTCGAGCCCGACGCGTCGGGTGACGCTATCTGGGAGACGGCCCGCCGCGAGGTCCGCGAGGAGGTCGGCGTTGAGGTGAGCGCGGTTGAGTACGTGACGAGCAGCACCTTCACCGCCGACGAGGGCACGGAGTGCCTGAACGTCGTGGTGCGCTGCGAGTACGAGTCGGGCGAGCCCGAGGTCCGGGAGCCCGAAGAGGTGGCCGACGCGTTCTGGCTCGGGTACGACGACCTGGTCGGCCACGAAGACGTGCCCGAATACGTCGAAGTGTACGCGGACGCGGTCGAGGAGAGTCGCTGA
- a CDS encoding DMT family transporter produces the protein MNPWLVLFVAGLFEAVWAVGLAYADGFTEPLPSVVTLAAMAVSVYLLAQAVQELPVGTAYAVWTGIGAVTTAGFGVYLFDESVSALRLACILLVVVGIAGLQVTGSHAG, from the coding sequence GTGAACCCCTGGCTGGTGCTGTTCGTCGCGGGACTGTTCGAGGCGGTGTGGGCCGTCGGGCTGGCGTACGCGGACGGCTTCACCGAGCCGCTGCCGTCGGTCGTGACGCTCGCGGCGATGGCGGTCTCGGTCTACCTGCTCGCGCAGGCGGTCCAGGAGCTCCCCGTCGGCACGGCGTACGCCGTCTGGACGGGCATCGGCGCGGTGACGACCGCGGGCTTTGGCGTCTATCTCTTCGACGAGTCGGTGTCAGCGCTCCGGCTCGCCTGCATCCTCCTGGTCGTCGTCGGCATCGCGGGCCTCCAGGTGACTGGCAGCCACGCCGGGTAG
- a CDS encoding SDR family oxidoreductase, translating into MTETVVVTGAAGGVGEAVARAFADEGATVVLGGRNRDAVETFAEDIGAEWMRADARDEYDAERLMETASRAGEESGVDVVVPCAAVYHGSAGETPLGEESYSAFDDTVRTNVRGVFAAVREALPHMDESGRAILPTGGVAREAKQGFGAYAVSKAAVEGVARQFAADCEQAVGCVDPGTVDTDLHGMGGRDPEDVGGLFTWAASVPEELDGDVLGLKAWKQATR; encoded by the coding sequence ATGACCGAGACTGTCGTCGTGACTGGTGCGGCCGGCGGCGTGGGCGAAGCGGTCGCCCGCGCGTTCGCAGACGAAGGCGCGACCGTCGTGCTGGGCGGCCGGAACCGGGACGCCGTCGAGACGTTCGCCGAGGACATCGGGGCCGAGTGGATGCGGGCCGACGCCCGCGACGAGTACGACGCGGAGCGCCTGATGGAGACGGCGTCCCGCGCGGGCGAGGAGTCCGGCGTCGACGTGGTCGTTCCGTGCGCGGCCGTCTACCACGGCTCGGCGGGCGAGACGCCGCTCGGCGAGGAGTCATACAGCGCGTTCGACGACACCGTGCGAACGAACGTCCGGGGCGTGTTCGCGGCCGTCCGGGAGGCGCTCCCGCACATGGACGAGTCGGGGCGCGCGATTCTGCCGACCGGCGGCGTCGCCCGCGAGGCGAAACAGGGGTTCGGCGCGTACGCCGTCTCGAAGGCGGCCGTCGAGGGCGTCGCCCGCCAGTTCGCCGCGGACTGCGAGCAGGCGGTCGGCTGCGTCGACCCTGGCACCGTCGACACCGACCTGCACGGGATGGGCGGCCGCGACCCCGAGGACGTCGGCGGCCTGTTCACGTGGGCGGCGTCCGTCCCCGAGGAACTGGACGGCGACGTGCTGGGACTGAAGGCGTGGAAGCAGGCGACCCGGTAG
- a CDS encoding AEC family transporter, with protein sequence MVDLAGIFLGAVGPIVAIAGVGYALDSTKDVDPGALNTAVVYVLAPALVFHSLAVTDLDADTLARLGVGVVAFTLAMWAVAELVGRATGEREPLLSALVLVAIFSNSGNLGIPVSDFAFGDVGRQTAVVFLSVQSVLMYTLGVYAASRSGGSAGREGLRRVFRLPLVYAVLAALLARALGVVPAADSAAMESVQLVGDAAIPVMLLVLGIQLARTNTGAAVTRTGWAVALRLVAAPAVGLGVAVLLGFQNPDVARVFVLEAAMPAAVTPVILVTEFAADARDGGLGVPQFVSTSVLVTTLLGVPALTLLIALLQSGAVL encoded by the coding sequence ATGGTCGACCTCGCCGGCATCTTCCTCGGCGCGGTCGGCCCCATCGTCGCCATCGCCGGCGTCGGCTACGCGCTCGACTCGACGAAGGACGTCGACCCGGGGGCGCTGAACACGGCCGTCGTCTACGTGCTGGCTCCCGCGCTCGTCTTCCACAGCCTCGCCGTCACCGACCTCGACGCCGACACGCTGGCCCGACTCGGCGTCGGCGTCGTCGCGTTCACGCTCGCGATGTGGGCGGTCGCGGAGCTCGTGGGTCGCGCGACGGGCGAACGCGAGCCACTCCTGAGCGCGCTCGTGCTGGTCGCCATCTTCTCGAACTCGGGGAACCTCGGCATCCCCGTCTCCGACTTCGCGTTCGGCGATGTCGGCCGCCAGACGGCGGTCGTCTTCCTCTCCGTGCAGTCCGTGTTGATGTACACGCTCGGCGTCTACGCCGCGTCCCGGAGCGGCGGGTCGGCCGGCCGCGAGGGGCTCCGGCGCGTGTTCCGGCTCCCGCTGGTGTACGCCGTGCTCGCCGCGCTGCTCGCTCGCGCGCTCGGCGTCGTGCCGGCCGCCGACAGCGCCGCCATGGAGTCCGTCCAGCTCGTCGGCGACGCCGCCATCCCGGTGATGCTGCTCGTCCTCGGCATCCAGCTCGCGCGGACGAACACGGGCGCGGCTGTCACCCGGACGGGGTGGGCCGTCGCGCTCCGGCTGGTCGCCGCGCCCGCCGTCGGGCTCGGCGTCGCCGTCCTGCTCGGCTTCCAGAACCCAGACGTTGCGCGCGTCTTCGTGCTGGAGGCCGCGATGCCCGCCGCGGTCACGCCGGTCATCCTCGTGACCGAGTTCGCCGCGGACGCCCGCGACGGCGGCCTCGGCGTCCCCCAGTTCGTCTCCACGAGCGTGCTCGTCACCACGCTGCTGGGCGTCCCGGCGCTCACGCTGCTCATCGCGCTCTTGCAGTCCGGCGCGGTCCTCTGA
- a CDS encoding rhodanese-like domain-containing protein yields the protein MRRRAFLAAGATGSAAALSGCLGLFGSSDTGQEWDLPADPDPADGYAPAYGDPASRDVDESQFQTTETNGETVTLAPLDAVQYWHQTQGARFVDARGPDQYESAHIYGAVLSPATRNSSGGGIADWSEDDRIVCYCGCPHHLSSLRAAGLQKAGYENVYVFDEGFYEWRDQNLPLSGGEFDSDQSYVVAGEVAAQYAGDYAWAETTVADKREAAPIRDDGSFELHLRFTGLTDDTQVRVATPEFDVTRPLGELTETTLTA from the coding sequence ATGAGACGACGTGCGTTCCTCGCCGCGGGCGCGACCGGGTCCGCGGCCGCGCTCTCGGGCTGTCTCGGGCTGTTCGGCTCGTCGGACACCGGACAAGAGTGGGACCTCCCGGCCGACCCCGACCCGGCCGACGGGTACGCGCCCGCGTACGGCGACCCGGCGTCCCGGGACGTCGACGAGTCCCAGTTCCAGACGACAGAGACCAACGGGGAGACAGTCACGCTCGCGCCGCTCGACGCGGTCCAGTACTGGCACCAGACTCAGGGCGCGCGGTTCGTCGACGCGCGCGGCCCGGACCAGTACGAGTCCGCGCACATCTACGGCGCGGTGTTGAGCCCCGCGACCCGGAACTCCAGCGGCGGCGGTATCGCGGACTGGAGCGAGGACGACCGAATCGTGTGCTACTGCGGGTGTCCCCACCACCTCTCGTCGCTGCGCGCGGCCGGCCTCCAGAAAGCCGGCTACGAGAACGTGTACGTCTTCGACGAGGGGTTCTACGAGTGGCGCGACCAGAACCTCCCGCTGAGCGGCGGGGAGTTCGACAGCGACCAGTCCTACGTCGTCGCCGGCGAGGTCGCCGCGCAGTACGCCGGGGACTACGCGTGGGCCGAGACCACAGTCGCCGACAAGCGGGAGGCCGCGCCGATTCGGGACGACGGCAGCTTCGAACTCCACCTGCGGTTCACGGGGCTGACCGACGACACGCAGGTGCGCGTGGCGACGCCCGAGTTCGACGTGACGCGGCCGCTCGGCGAACTCACCGAGACGACGCTGACGGCCTGA
- a CDS encoding ZIP family metal transporter — MSVSHSTQVTRARTLRLGAVSAIAFVGLSAYVFLRGDAPKLLGISWVAFAAMAGAAALGGRTASDHPRGLVWGYGLASGAMITSAAAFLLPQAIGYAAKPGGFGVAAGILSGFAAHTVGHRLSHLDLPLDRTTAELSAHSLAAGSIIGVVYTAMPDLGPLLGLAIVSHKGPAGYAAARRLARNGRSATMLLLPAAGVGIAALAVTVLSFPTDPTFRAVVFGFAAGIFLHVAMDFLPHCETGSDIHEAVTRSENSHDHELLDSLRQQAVLSTATGGVLVAAAWLLLQ, encoded by the coding sequence ATGTCGGTCTCGCACTCCACGCAGGTGACTCGTGCGCGAACACTCCGCCTGGGCGCAGTCAGCGCCATCGCGTTCGTCGGGCTCTCCGCATACGTCTTCCTCCGGGGCGACGCCCCGAAACTGCTGGGCATCTCCTGGGTCGCGTTCGCCGCGATGGCGGGCGCAGCCGCGCTCGGGGGCCGCACCGCCTCCGACCACCCCCGCGGGCTGGTCTGGGGGTACGGGCTCGCAAGCGGCGCGATGATCACCAGCGCCGCCGCCTTCCTCCTCCCGCAGGCCATCGGCTACGCCGCCAAACCCGGCGGCTTCGGCGTCGCCGCCGGCATCCTCTCCGGGTTCGCCGCCCACACCGTCGGCCACCGACTCTCCCACCTCGACCTCCCGCTGGACCGCACCACCGCCGAGCTCTCCGCGCACTCGCTGGCCGCCGGCTCCATCATCGGCGTCGTCTACACCGCGATGCCCGACCTCGGCCCGCTGCTCGGCCTCGCCATCGTCTCCCACAAGGGCCCCGCGGGCTACGCCGCCGCCCGCCGCCTCGCCCGGAACGGTCGCTCCGCGACGATGCTGTTGCTCCCGGCCGCGGGCGTCGGTATCGCTGCGCTCGCCGTCACCGTCCTGTCGTTCCCCACGGACCCGACGTTCCGCGCCGTCGTCTTCGGGTTCGCCGCCGGCATCTTCCTCCACGTCGCCATGGACTTCCTGCCGCACTGCGAGACCGGCAGCGACATCCACGAGGCCGTCACGCGCTCCGAGAACAGCCACGACCACGAACTGCTGGACAGCCTCCGCCAGCAGGCGGTGCTGTCGACCGCGACCGGCGGCGTCCTCGTCGCCGCCGCATGGCTCCTCCTGCAGTAA
- a CDS encoding PAS domain-containing protein: MDTGNRASETGDPAASVIRVLHVEDDEAFADLTATYLERDDGGAPLSVRTVTDPQAALGLVADVDCVVSDYEMHSMDGLELLEAVREDHPELPFVLFTGRGNEGIASDAISAGVTDYIQKDTGTDQYAVLANTVRNAVSRRRAHEAAERGEQRLRRALDLLPQCVLVKTLDGEYLLVNESGAENYGMTPEEVEGRMESELVPDDLVERFRREDEQVIESGEPLYVPEQHVDDEHGGERVEEVHKIPFDAPGTDEPAVLTVVADVTESYERRHRLAGAATRIGDALAELNADDTDVDRLESILEDARAYAVGDCESLGDAE; the protein is encoded by the coding sequence ATGGACACCGGGAACCGGGCGTCTGAGACCGGAGACCCGGCCGCGAGCGTGATTCGCGTCCTCCACGTGGAGGACGACGAGGCGTTCGCCGACCTCACTGCGACCTACCTCGAACGCGACGACGGCGGCGCGCCGCTGTCCGTGCGGACTGTCACGGACCCGCAGGCTGCGCTCGGTCTGGTCGCGGACGTGGACTGCGTGGTGTCCGACTACGAGATGCACTCGATGGACGGGCTGGAGTTACTGGAGGCCGTCCGCGAGGACCACCCCGAGTTGCCGTTCGTGCTGTTCACCGGCCGCGGAAACGAGGGTATCGCGAGCGACGCCATCTCGGCGGGTGTCACCGACTACATCCAGAAAGACACCGGCACCGACCAGTACGCCGTGCTGGCGAACACGGTTCGGAACGCGGTCAGCCGGCGGCGCGCTCACGAGGCCGCCGAGCGCGGCGAGCAGCGGCTGCGGCGGGCGCTCGACCTCCTTCCGCAGTGCGTCCTCGTGAAGACGCTCGACGGCGAGTACCTGCTCGTGAACGAGTCGGGCGCTGAGAACTACGGGATGACACCCGAGGAGGTCGAGGGCCGCATGGAGTCCGAACTGGTGCCCGACGACCTCGTGGAGCGGTTCCGCCGGGAGGACGAGCAGGTAATCGAGTCCGGGGAGCCGCTGTACGTCCCCGAGCAGCACGTCGACGACGAACACGGCGGCGAGCGCGTCGAGGAGGTCCACAAGATTCCCTTCGACGCGCCGGGCACCGACGAGCCCGCCGTGCTGACCGTGGTCGCCGACGTCACCGAGTCCTACGAGCGCCGCCACCGGCTCGCGGGCGCTGCCACGAGAATCGGGGACGCGCTCGCCGAACTGAACGCCGACGACACCGACGTCGACCGTCTGGAGTCGATTCTGGAGGACGCTCGCGCGTACGCCGTCGGAGACTGCGAGTCGCTCGGCGACGCGGAGTGA
- a CDS encoding universal stress protein: protein MYDRILLPTDGHESMERVVDHAADIAARRDATVDVLYVVDDRAFLTLDDGMQDEATAQLHEQGEAAVSQTTERLEDAGVTVTTDVREGDPAEEILGALDDGHTDLVVMGTRRGEFEQSMLGSVSRQVVESTETPVLTVPVADE from the coding sequence ATGTACGACCGAATCCTGCTGCCGACGGACGGCCACGAGTCAATGGAGCGCGTCGTCGACCACGCCGCCGACATCGCCGCCCGGCGCGACGCGACCGTGGACGTTCTCTACGTCGTCGACGACCGCGCGTTCCTCACGCTCGACGACGGGATGCAGGACGAAGCGACCGCACAGCTCCACGAGCAGGGCGAGGCCGCCGTCTCGCAGACCACCGAGCGCCTGGAGGACGCGGGCGTCACCGTGACCACGGACGTGCGAGAGGGCGACCCGGCGGAGGAGATTCTCGGGGCGCTCGACGACGGGCACACGGACCTCGTCGTGATGGGGACGCGGCGCGGCGAGTTCGAGCAGTCGATGCTTGGCAGCGTCTCCCGGCAGGTCGTCGAGTCCACGGAGACGCCGGTGCTGACGGTGCCCGTCGCCGACGAGTGA
- a CDS encoding DUF6159 family protein yields the protein MGLRSRLWTGIALARDSVDLLRDNPGLLWFPAAAGVAGVAFALLAFGGAVGLLPLAALADASEVALYGGLAVGYFGASFVVVLFTAGLMFAAREVMAGREPSVRGGLAAAWEHKSTLFAWAVVSTVVGLVVRAIQESDNLGAVLAGALLSASWAVVTYFVVPVAVFEDEGIRGVFGRSVDVVRDTWGESIGAEFGLGFVHGILFLGVVAVAAVVFLATGSPLAAAAVGLPLVALAFVVASTLNGVAKVALYEYATTGEPPQYFENVDFDVGGDGDAGRTTSLGRFGGDRNDRI from the coding sequence ATGGGACTTCGCAGCCGCCTCTGGACCGGCATCGCGCTCGCCCGCGACAGCGTCGACCTCCTTCGAGACAACCCGGGACTGCTGTGGTTCCCCGCCGCCGCCGGGGTCGCCGGGGTCGCGTTCGCGCTGCTGGCGTTCGGCGGCGCGGTCGGCCTCCTCCCGCTGGCGGCGCTCGCGGACGCCTCCGAGGTCGCGCTCTACGGCGGTCTGGCGGTCGGCTACTTCGGCGCGTCGTTCGTCGTCGTGTTGTTCACGGCCGGACTGATGTTCGCGGCGCGGGAGGTCATGGCGGGCCGCGAACCGAGCGTCCGCGGCGGCCTCGCGGCGGCCTGGGAGCACAAGTCGACGCTGTTCGCGTGGGCGGTGGTGAGCACCGTCGTCGGCCTGGTCGTGCGCGCCATCCAGGAGTCCGACAACCTCGGCGCGGTGCTCGCCGGCGCGCTCCTGAGCGCCTCCTGGGCGGTCGTGACGTACTTCGTCGTCCCCGTCGCCGTCTTCGAGGACGAGGGCATTCGGGGCGTGTTCGGCCGCAGCGTCGACGTCGTCCGGGACACCTGGGGCGAGTCCATCGGGGCCGAGTTCGGCCTCGGCTTCGTTCACGGGATTCTCTTCCTCGGCGTCGTCGCCGTCGCCGCAGTCGTCTTCCTCGCCACCGGAAGCCCGCTCGCGGCGGCCGCCGTCGGCCTGCCGCTGGTCGCGCTGGCGTTCGTCGTCGCGTCGACGCTCAACGGCGTCGCGAAGGTCGCGCTCTACGAGTACGCGACCACGGGTGAACCGCCGCAGTACTTCGAGAACGTGGACTTCGACGTCGGCGGCGACGGCGACGCCGGCCGGACCACTTCGCTGGGTCGGTTCGGCGGCGACCGCAACGACCGAATCTGA
- a CDS encoding YqjF family protein, with product MDVLSMRWEDLLVASWPVDPAVVADRLPDALTVDTFEGDAYLSVVPFVMADVRPRGLPAAVGRTFGELNLRTYVTGDDQPGIYFFNLDATDPVGVRIARALFRLPYYDADMRVERGPDGVTFESERTHDGAPPLAFDATYRGGSDLARAEPGSLTAFLLERYRFFVAGRGDTVYRGEVDHAPWELADATVEFRENDLFAANGFDHPDGDPHLAYSPGVDVTAALPRRL from the coding sequence ATGGACGTCTTGTCGATGCGATGGGAGGACCTCCTCGTCGCGAGCTGGCCGGTCGACCCCGCCGTCGTCGCCGACCGGCTGCCAGACGCCCTCACGGTGGACACCTTCGAGGGCGACGCCTATCTCTCGGTCGTCCCGTTCGTGATGGCCGACGTCCGGCCGCGGGGGCTGCCGGCCGCCGTCGGGCGCACGTTCGGCGAACTGAACCTCCGCACGTACGTCACTGGGGACGACCAGCCCGGCATCTACTTCTTCAACCTCGACGCCACCGACCCCGTCGGCGTCCGCATCGCTCGCGCGCTGTTCCGGCTGCCGTACTACGACGCCGACATGCGCGTCGAGCGCGGCCCCGACGGCGTCACCTTCGAGAGCGAGCGCACGCACGACGGCGCACCGCCGCTGGCCTTCGACGCGACCTACCGCGGGGGCAGCGACCTCGCGCGAGCCGAGCCCGGTTCGCTGACGGCGTTCCTCCTGGAGCGCTACCGCTTCTTCGTCGCCGGCCGCGGCGACACCGTCTACCGGGGCGAAGTCGACCACGCGCCCTGGGAACTCGCCGACGCGACCGTCGAGTTCCGCGAGAACGACCTGTTCGCGGCCAACGGCTTCGACCACCCCGACGGCGACCCCCACCTCGCGTACAGCCCCGGGGTCGATGTCACCGCCGCGCTCCCGCGCCGGCTCTGA
- a CDS encoding cupin domain-containing protein, protein MDARSLADAFDAVDDTWEPRLLAELNDQHVKVARLDGEFVWHAHPDADELFYVVDGDLTIEYRADSEERSVRLGPGDLTVAPAGVEHRPVAHEETEVVLFEPAGTTNTGDAEDSDRTVEDVERV, encoded by the coding sequence ATGGACGCGCGCTCGCTCGCCGACGCCTTCGACGCCGTCGACGACACCTGGGAGCCCCGGCTGCTCGCCGAACTGAACGACCAGCACGTCAAGGTCGCCCGACTCGACGGCGAGTTCGTCTGGCACGCCCACCCCGACGCCGACGAACTGTTCTACGTCGTGGACGGCGACCTCACAATCGAGTACCGGGCGGACAGCGAGGAGCGGTCGGTCCGGCTCGGCCCCGGCGACCTGACCGTGGCACCGGCGGGCGTCGAACACCGCCCGGTCGCCCACGAGGAGACCGAGGTCGTGCTGTTCGAGCCCGCGGGCACGACGAACACGGGCGACGCCGAGGACAGCGACCGAACCGTCGAGGACGTCGAGCGCGTCTGA